One genomic segment of Mycolicibacterium psychrotolerans includes these proteins:
- a CDS encoding HNH endonuclease signature motif containing protein produces the protein MFESAEGIDCILAMGSAAQAESRAIAERLAAVARLHALRTREYPHVEYWVTDVHEAVAAEVSAAQNISRSRAGSQVRMAVSLHQRLPRVAEIFARGQIDLRMVQIVLNRTDNVENDVLADLDAALAPELVGWMRFSEKKLKERVDRWVATFDPAGVRVPPNVRDNLYFTVEPHLPGTAFAGGLLDALDAAALDQRLDALAATVCDADPRTPGQRRAAACGALGRGESTLACRCESPECPAAALKASAADVVVHILAEQATIDGSSNAPGYLEGFGVLPAEEVRQAAAAAELRPVNRPGDDPEPGYRPSRRLKDFLRWRDLTCRFPGCDAPVQRCDVDHTDPWPLGATHPSNNKHYCRDHHLIKTFYTGAHGWRDEQRPDGTVVLIAPTGLVYVTDAHGGQLFPTLAVPTAELPGSVAAPVGADKTAMMPRRKKTRDQDRRDRVERERRQRIELDAQRERAHQAWLAETYEPPPF, from the coding sequence ATGTTCGAATCGGCCGAGGGGATCGATTGCATCCTCGCGATGGGATCCGCCGCTCAGGCGGAGTCGCGCGCGATCGCCGAACGCCTCGCCGCGGTGGCCCGGCTCCACGCACTCCGGACGCGGGAGTACCCCCACGTCGAGTACTGGGTCACGGACGTCCACGAGGCGGTCGCCGCCGAAGTGTCGGCGGCGCAGAACATCAGCCGGTCACGCGCGGGAAGCCAGGTGCGAATGGCCGTCTCACTGCACCAACGCCTCCCTCGAGTCGCCGAGATCTTCGCCCGGGGGCAGATCGACCTGCGGATGGTCCAGATCGTGCTCAACCGCACCGACAACGTCGAGAATGACGTCCTCGCGGATTTGGACGCCGCGTTGGCGCCCGAGCTGGTCGGGTGGATGCGGTTCTCGGAGAAGAAGTTGAAAGAACGCGTGGACCGGTGGGTGGCCACGTTTGATCCTGCCGGGGTGCGCGTTCCGCCGAATGTCCGGGACAACCTGTACTTCACCGTGGAACCTCACCTGCCGGGCACGGCGTTCGCCGGCGGGCTGCTCGACGCACTTGATGCCGCGGCGCTGGACCAACGCCTCGACGCCCTGGCCGCCACGGTGTGCGATGCGGATCCCCGCACCCCCGGGCAACGGCGGGCTGCCGCTTGCGGCGCTCTGGGCCGCGGCGAATCGACGCTGGCGTGCCGGTGCGAATCTCCGGAATGCCCGGCGGCGGCACTGAAGGCATCGGCTGCTGACGTTGTCGTTCACATTCTGGCTGAGCAGGCCACGATCGACGGAAGTAGCAATGCCCCAGGCTATCTGGAGGGCTTCGGCGTCCTGCCCGCCGAAGAGGTGCGTCAGGCGGCCGCGGCGGCGGAGTTGCGCCCGGTCAACCGGCCCGGCGACGATCCGGAGCCCGGATACCGGCCGTCGCGCCGGCTCAAGGACTTCCTCCGATGGCGTGACCTGACGTGCCGCTTCCCGGGCTGTGACGCTCCGGTGCAGCGGTGCGACGTCGACCACACCGACCCATGGCCCCTCGGGGCCACGCACCCGTCCAACAACAAGCATTACTGCCGCGACCATCATCTGATCAAGACCTTTTACACCGGTGCGCACGGGTGGCGCGACGAGCAGCGACCCGACGGCACGGTCGTGCTGATCGCCCCGACCGGACTGGTCTATGTCACCGACGCCCATGGTGGACAACTGTTTCCGACGCTGGCGGTGCCGACGGCCGAGCTGCCCGGCTCCGTCGCTGCGCCGGTGGGAGCGGACAAGACCGCGATGATGCCGCGCCGCAAGAAGACCCGCGATCAGGACCGGCGGGATCGCGTGGAGCGCGAGCGGCGGCAACGCATCGAGCTCGATGCGCAACGCGAACGAGCCCATCAAGCGTGGCTGGCCGAGACCTACGAGCCTCCACCATTCTGA
- a CDS encoding NAD(P)H-dependent amine dehydrogenase family protein, protein MTLRVFQVATGNVGSEMIKRIATQPDLELVGVHCYSPEKIGRDTGELVGLAPNGVIATGTVEEIIAAQPDVLTFHGVFPDEDLYVQVLEAGINVVTTADWITGWHRDRNHPHHSGKPVTRLLQEACEKGGSTFYGTGMNPGVNQILGVVCSADVADIENVTTIESVDVSCHHSRDTWIEVGYGQPVDDPSIPGKLEKYTRVFADSVLMMADCFGLTLDDVAFSYELGACTKDVDLGWYQLPKGSLGGNYIKYQGMVDGVPRVETHLEWQMTPHTDPSWDIKGCYITQIKGDPNIYNKHMIFPKPGVDLSDPASFASIGMTVTGMPALNAIAAVVAAQPGILTSADLPLRGFAGRFRL, encoded by the coding sequence ATGACGTTAAGGGTGTTCCAGGTGGCGACGGGCAACGTCGGCTCGGAGATGATCAAGAGAATCGCAACCCAGCCCGATCTCGAACTGGTGGGAGTGCACTGCTACTCCCCGGAGAAGATCGGCCGCGACACCGGCGAACTCGTAGGGCTGGCGCCCAACGGGGTGATCGCCACCGGCACCGTCGAGGAGATCATCGCCGCCCAGCCCGACGTGCTGACCTTCCACGGTGTGTTCCCCGACGAGGACCTCTACGTGCAGGTGCTCGAGGCGGGCATCAACGTCGTCACGACAGCCGACTGGATCACCGGCTGGCACCGTGACCGCAACCACCCGCACCACTCGGGCAAGCCGGTCACCCGATTACTCCAAGAGGCTTGCGAGAAGGGTGGTTCCACGTTCTACGGCACCGGGATGAATCCGGGCGTCAACCAGATCCTCGGGGTGGTGTGCTCGGCCGATGTCGCCGACATCGAGAACGTCACCACCATCGAGTCGGTGGACGTGTCATGCCATCACTCCCGCGACACCTGGATCGAGGTGGGATACGGCCAGCCCGTCGACGATCCGTCGATTCCGGGCAAGCTGGAGAAGTACACCCGGGTGTTCGCCGACAGCGTGCTGATGATGGCCGACTGCTTCGGCCTGACACTCGACGACGTCGCCTTCAGCTACGAGCTCGGCGCGTGCACCAAGGACGTCGACCTGGGCTGGTATCAGCTGCCGAAGGGTTCACTGGGCGGCAACTACATCAAGTATCAGGGCATGGTCGACGGGGTACCGCGGGTCGAGACGCACCTCGAATGGCAGATGACGCCGCACACCGACCCGTCATGGGACATCAAGGGCTGCTACATCACTCAGATCAAGGGCGACCCGAACATCTACAACAAGCACATGATCTTCCCGAAGCCCGGCGTCGACCTGTCCGACCCGGCGAGCTTCGCCTCGATTGGGATGACCGTGACGGGCATGCCGGCGCTCAACGCCATCGCCGCCGTTGTCGCGGCCCAGCCGGGAATCCTCACCAGTGCCGACCTGCCGCTGCGCGGATTCGCCGGGCGCTTTCGGCTCTGA
- a CDS encoding Rieske 2Fe-2S domain-containing protein, translating into MAPPPLSMKPTGWFQVAWSDEIGVGAVHTMKYFGREMVAWRAESGRLTVMDAYCEHLGAHLGFGGTVHGEVLQCPFHGWQWNQQGRNVCIPYEDRPNRGRRITTYPVVERNESVYLWHDVEGREPSFDAPDVFAGFDDGSSAVDYYPQQRLFEPGLEMHPQYVLENGVDVEHFRYVHDTPISPVFTRHDFDAPVAFVDFTITFTGDDGQRIEDVTSGVEAINGGLGIAVTKSWGMIDNRTISAITPVDDTTSDVRFMVYIGRTRGESAASDPERARARADEFGAEVIRQFRQDIYIWSHQRYSDPPALAGSELAGFTAIRQWAKQFYPDGKGGSAAELMQKGIR; encoded by the coding sequence ATGGCCCCACCGCCCCTGTCGATGAAACCGACCGGTTGGTTCCAGGTCGCATGGTCGGACGAGATCGGTGTCGGCGCCGTCCACACGATGAAGTACTTCGGCCGGGAGATGGTGGCCTGGCGTGCCGAGTCGGGGCGGCTCACCGTGATGGACGCTTATTGCGAACACCTGGGCGCCCACCTCGGTTTCGGGGGGACGGTGCACGGCGAGGTGCTGCAGTGCCCATTCCACGGGTGGCAGTGGAATCAGCAGGGTCGCAACGTCTGTATCCCCTACGAGGACCGGCCCAACCGTGGCCGGCGCATCACCACCTATCCGGTGGTCGAACGCAACGAGTCGGTCTACCTCTGGCATGACGTCGAAGGCCGCGAGCCGTCCTTCGACGCCCCGGACGTGTTCGCCGGCTTCGACGATGGAAGCAGCGCCGTCGACTACTACCCGCAGCAGCGGCTGTTCGAGCCGGGCCTGGAGATGCACCCGCAATATGTGCTCGAGAACGGCGTCGACGTCGAGCATTTCCGGTACGTCCACGACACCCCGATCAGCCCGGTCTTCACCCGGCACGACTTCGACGCCCCGGTGGCGTTCGTCGACTTCACGATCACGTTCACCGGTGACGACGGCCAGCGCATCGAGGACGTCACCAGTGGTGTCGAGGCCATCAATGGCGGACTCGGCATCGCGGTCACCAAGAGCTGGGGGATGATCGACAACCGCACGATCTCGGCGATCACGCCGGTCGACGACACCACCTCCGATGTGCGGTTCATGGTCTACATCGGCCGTACGCGCGGCGAGTCCGCCGCTAGTGATCCGGAGCGGGCCCGGGCCCGGGCCGACGAGTTCGGCGCCGAGGTCATCCGGCAGTTCCGCCAGGACATCTACATCTGGTCGCACCAGCGCTACTCCGATCCGCCGGCGCTCGCAGGCTCGGAGCTGGCCGGCTTCACCGCAATCCGCCAGTGGGCCAAGCAGTTCTATCCCGACGGCAAGGGCGGCAGCGCCGCCGAGCTGATGCAGAAAGGCATTCGATGA
- a CDS encoding TetR/AcrR family transcriptional regulator gives MTDVAASARRPNRRGQATRENMLEAALRSLASGDPGSVSANRIAKDIGATWGAVQYQFGDADGFWAAVLHRTAERRADVFAPADTDAPLRDRVATIIDTLYDGLAERDSRAIENLRAALPRDHAELERLYPRTAAELYSWGQSWLAICHDAFAGLDVDPERVREVGTLIPGAMRGLVSERQLGSYADLDVARRGLTNALVAYLQGAD, from the coding sequence ATGACCGACGTAGCGGCCTCCGCGCGACGACCCAACCGGCGCGGTCAGGCCACGCGCGAGAACATGCTCGAAGCTGCCCTGCGGTCGCTGGCCTCCGGCGATCCGGGGTCCGTGTCGGCCAACCGCATCGCCAAGGACATCGGCGCGACGTGGGGCGCGGTGCAGTACCAGTTCGGCGACGCCGACGGGTTCTGGGCCGCAGTGCTGCACCGCACCGCCGAGCGCCGGGCGGATGTGTTCGCGCCCGCCGATACCGACGCGCCGTTGCGGGACCGTGTCGCGACGATCATCGACACGCTGTACGACGGCCTGGCAGAACGGGATTCACGTGCGATCGAGAACCTGCGCGCCGCCCTCCCCCGCGATCACGCGGAGTTGGAGCGGCTGTATCCGCGGACCGCGGCCGAACTGTATTCATGGGGGCAGTCGTGGCTGGCGATCTGTCACGACGCGTTCGCGGGCCTGGACGTCGACCCCGAACGCGTCCGCGAGGTCGGCACACTGATCCCCGGGGCGATGCGCGGGCTGGTCTCCGAACGCCAACTCGGCTCGTACGCCGATCTGGATGTCGCACGCCGCGGCCTGACCAATGCGCTGGTGGCCTACCTACAGGGCGCCGACTGA